The following DNA comes from Gemmatimonadaceae bacterium.
CGTGGTGGGTACCGGGGCGGCGAGCAAGGAGCAGGTTCAGTTCATGGTTGCAAGGCTGCTGCGTCTGAAGACCGCTCCTCAGCCGGCCGATGCCGCGGACGGTGTCGCGGCCGCGCTGACCTACGTGATGACGGCGTCCGTCCCGGCCATCCGGCGCGAAGCGGAAGCCATGGCCCTGCGTCAATGATCTCGCATGTCGCAGGCACTCTCATGACAAAGGACATCGACAGAGTCGAAGTCATGACTGCTGGAGGCACTGCTTACGAGCTGCAGATTCCGCTTGGCGTTTTCGAGACTCTGCCGCGGCAGGGCGAGCCCGTTTCGCTTCACACATCGCTTGTGGTGAAAGAGGATTTGTGGCTGCTCTTCGGATTCGCGTCGCTCTATGAGCGGCGGCTGTTCCAGAAGCTGCTCACCGCCAACGGCGTCGGGCCATCGCTCGCACTCGGCCTGATGTCGGCGTTGTCGCCGCAACGCCTCGTGCGTGCGATTCAGGAGAAGGACATCCCTACGCTGCAGGGTGTTCCGCGGGTCGGCCGCAAGAAAGCCGAGCGGCTCATACTCGATCTCAGTGACAAGCTCGACTCGATCGGTGGCGAAGCAGATGCGGGTATAACTAGGCCGGACGGTGGCGCATCGGAGGACACGTTGCGCGCGCTTGTATCGCTCGGGTACTCGAGCGCCGATGCCGAGCGCGCCGTTCGCGCGGCGCTCGATGCGGGTGGAAGCGGGCTCGGTGCGGCAGAGCTGATCAGGGCGGCGCTGGCCAACCTGGGAAGCAGATAGCCCTAGCCGCTCAGCCCCACAGACCTTCAATATTCTCTTATGCCATCAGCCACCGCGCATCGCGCTTCAACGTTCTCGGAATCCGTGATTCGCGAGATGACCCGCGTTGCGAATCAGTACGGCGCAATAAACCTCGCTCAGGGGTTCCCCGATTTTCCGATGCCGGCGCCGATGAAGGATGCGGCGTGCGCAGCAATTCACGGTGACATCAACCAGTACGCGATAACGTGGGGCACGCCCGCGCTCCGGCTCGCAATCGCCGAAAAATACCGGCGCTGGTACGACATGGACCTCGATGCCGAGCGCGAGATCACCGTGACGTGCGGGGCAACCGAGGCGATGGCGGCAGTGTTTCTGGCACTCATCAATCCGGGCGATGAGGTGATCATCTTCGAGCCGTTCTACGAGAATTACGGTCCCGATGCGATCCTCGCCGGAGCGAAGCCCGTGTTCGTCCCGCTCGAAGGTCTGGATTGGAAGCTCGATCCCGAGAGGCT
Coding sequences within:
- the ruvA gene encoding Holliday junction branch migration protein RuvA, yielding MISHVAGTLMTKDIDRVEVMTAGGTAYELQIPLGVFETLPRQGEPVSLHTSLVVKEDLWLLFGFASLYERRLFQKLLTANGVGPSLALGLMSALSPQRLVRAIQEKDIPTLQGVPRVGRKKAERLILDLSDKLDSIGGEADAGITRPDGGASEDTLRALVSLGYSSADAERAVRAALDAGGSGLGAAELIRAALANLGSR